The window AATCTGGAAAGAGCGACCTAGGAAGTCTTATGCAGTAGACTCTTGCTTGTCCTTTACCACTTATTAAGGTTTTCTTTTTAGAAAGCCTTTTAGGGTCACACTCTAAGAGGTTTTTATCCTTCCAGTTGTTTAGTACTGTTTGAGTACTTTCAAAGCCACCTCTTGACATTATGTCATTGAACTTGTTAGTTAAAATGTAGACTCTTCTAGTTGCATCTTTTTTACTTACTTCAATCTTGCCCCAAAGAATATTTGGGTTTTCATGGTCTCTATCAATGAAGTTGTTGTGGTGTTCATGTAGAACTTCAACAAAGTATTCAAATGCTTGCTTACCTATGTCTATGTCCATTGCTTTTTCAGATTCAAGCTCAAGAAGTAAGTCAGCTATTTCATCTATGTTAAGGTTAATTCCTAAGAACTTCTTTACTAGCTGTGCTGTTAGTACAATTAGAGCTAGTTTTTTCACTATTCTTTTAGTGAAGGGAGTTTTTTCCTCTATCCTACTATCTAATGCCTCTCTCGTTGTACGTAGATTTGATTCTAATGTATCCTTTACTTCCATTAGATTTTGTACAAAGATTTGCCCTGCTAAGGCGTAATTCTCTAACACAGTTTTTTCTATTGCTTCAGCGTTTTCAGCTGAGGTAGTAAAGTATCTATTACCTATCTCAATTACTCTGACCTTTAGACCTGTATTGTTATTAGCTTTTTCTAGTAGTGAATGCTCTGCTGTAGAAAAGATTACATTCTCCCAGTAGCCTGTTTCCTTTAGAGTACCATCCTGGTTTAGTCTTCTTCTACCTGTACCAGAAGCGATTTTGTAAATTTGTCTAGTTAAATTTCCTCTATGCATTGAACCTTCATCAAAGGCTAAGGGAATTCCATTGTTATTGTTAAGAATTTCAATTAGTGCATTCTCTGTTCCATTCCAAGTTATTATTCCTCCATCGTTATCAATTGCTGGTTTGATGAAGGGAGACACCCCTAATCTTATGGAAGTAGTCTTTCCCTTAGAGCTATCTCCGTAGAGATGTACTATTAGCACCTCATTTGAGAGTAATGCAAAGACTGGTGCAGTGAATCCTAGAACTAAAATTAGCTCGAGTAATGTATTGCCCAGAACCTCTGTATTCACCATTTCTAGGTATGTATCTAGGCTTCCAGTAGGTGTTAGGTTAAAGTGTCCAATGTAC of the Caldisalinibacter kiritimatiensis genome contains:
- a CDS encoding DUF927 domain-containing protein, whose amino-acid sequence is MDKKKQLEKKTVEGVDNSSTPPLKQEENFLEQRKSEDNKPSQVEVVPLNQYNFETFVVEKGYIQRITKDGLVPIAKEFDVICTIRNLDDDTVSIKLGIDSFGKYKEIIVPFKDFTKTRFPKYVTKYGSDITETNAESVIQYIMQEKDKVPQEYCHRGLGFSTYENHRMFKHHDAINFPYKSQYIGHFNLTPTGSLDTYLEMVNTEVLGNTLLELILVLGFTAPVFALLSNEVLIVHLYGDSSKGKTTSIRLGVSPFIKPAIDNDGGIITWNGTENALIEILNNNNGIPLAFDEGSMHRGNLTRQIYKIASGTGRRRLNQDGTLKETGYWENVIFSTAEHSLLEKANNNTGLKVRVIEIGNRYFTTSAENAEAIEKTVLENYALAGQIFVQNLMEVKDTLESNLRTTREALDSRIEEKTPFTKRIVKKLALIVLTAQLVKKFLGINLNIDEIADLLLELESEKAMDIDIGKQAFEYFVEVLHEHHNNFIDRDHENPNILWGKIEVSKKDATRRVYILTNKFNDIMSRGGFESTQTVLNNWKDKNLLECDPKRLSKKKTLISGKGQARVYCIRLPRSLFPDSPVKKAPKKVVKSKIANLFEDDDDKAS